Part of the Litorilinea aerophila genome is shown below.
CACCACCGACCGCCACCACATCTGCGACGATACGCCCTACGGCGGCGGCGGCGGCATGATCATGAAGCCGGAGCCCATCTTCCGCGCCGTGGAAACCGTGCTCACCCGCCCGCCGGGCTGGCAACTCCCCCCGGAAGACGCCTTCGTCAACCTGCCGCCCTGGGATCCAGAGGCGCCGGCCCCGCTGCCTGCGGACGTGCCCATCATCCTGCTGACGCCCCAAGGACGGCGCCTGAACCAGGCCATCGTCACCGAACTCAGCCACTTCAGCCGGCTGGCCCTCATCTGTGGGCGCTACGAAGGCGTGGATGAACGGGTGCGCACCCAGCTGGTCAGCGACGAGATCAGCATCGGCGATTATGTCCTGAGCGGGGGGGAACTGGCCGCCATGGTGCTGGTGGACGCGATTACCCGTCTGGTGCCCGGGGTGTTGGGCTACGCCGAGGGCGCCCAACAGGACAGCTACTCGCCTGGCCTGGGTGGCCTGCTGGAGGGGCCCCAGTACACCCGCCCCTACACCTTCCGGGGCGAACAGGTCCCCGACATTTTGCTCAGCGGGCATCACGGCCATGTGGCCCGCTGGCGTCGGGAACAGGCGTTGCTGCGCACCCTCCAGCGACGCCCCGACCTCCTCCAGATGGTCAACCTCAGCGAGGAGGACCGGGCTTTTCTGCGCAGGCACGGCTGGCAGCCAGCGGGAAGAGAGGAAACAGATGCGGACAAAGAAGAGCGCATTTGATAAATACCCAAGCCCATATCTGGGCAAATAAAGCCAACCAACCCTCTCGCCCCCTGCTTCACGCCAACCGGCCAGGGCCGTGGATTGTTCAAACAGACGCAATTATAGCCCCCAAAGTCGGGAAGGCCAAATCCCTGCCGCAAATCGGGCGCCTCATGCACAGGAGCTGTACTTCCGGCGAGGCCATCTGTGAAGCCTGGGGATCAACATAAAATGCGAAGATAGTCGATCCGGAAAGGCATTCAGTTTGCGGCCGTGGATGGCGATATGTTATACTTGCCAGGTTGTAATTATCTGACGGCACAGGACGAACTGCTGCGTGGCCATGGGTACGCAGCAGCGCAGGAATAAA
Proteins encoded:
- the trmD gene encoding tRNA (guanosine(37)-N1)-methyltransferase TrmD, whose protein sequence is MHFDIFTLFPSMFCGPLSESILKRAQEKGLLSVALHDIRAYTTDRHHICDDTPYGGGGGMIMKPEPIFRAVETVLTRPPGWQLPPEDAFVNLPPWDPEAPAPLPADVPIILLTPQGRRLNQAIVTELSHFSRLALICGRYEGVDERVRTQLVSDEISIGDYVLSGGELAAMVLVDAITRLVPGVLGYAEGAQQDSYSPGLGGLLEGPQYTRPYTFRGEQVPDILLSGHHGHVARWRREQALLRTLQRRPDLLQMVNLSEEDRAFLRRHGWQPAGREETDADKEERI